Proteins encoded within one genomic window of Clupea harengus chromosome 10, Ch_v2.0.2, whole genome shotgun sequence:
- the glulb gene encoding glutamine synthetase, whose amino-acid sequence MATSASAKLSKAVKQQYLELPQGDKVQAMYIWIDGTGEGLRCKTRTLDSEPKSIEDLPEWNFDGSSTYQSEGSNSDMYLMPAAMFRDPFRKDPNKLVLCDVLKYNRKPAETNLRQSCNKIMEMVNSQIPWFGMEQEYTILGTDGHPFGWPSNGFPGPQGPYYCGVGADKAYGRDIVEAHYRACLYAGVMICGTNAEVMPAQWEFQVGPCEGISMGDHLWAARFILHRVCEDFGVVASFDPKPISGNWNGAGCHTNFSTKEMRDEGGLRYIEESIEKLGRRHHYHIRAYDPKGGADNARRLTGYHETSNIHEFSAGVANRGASIRIPRTVGQEKKGYFEDRRPSANCDPYAVTEALIRTCLLSEEGDEPTEYK is encoded by the exons ATGGCCACTTCTGCTAGTGCCAAGTTGAGTAAAGCTGTTAAACAGCAATATCTGGAGCTTCCCCAGGGAGACAAGGTTCAAGCAATGTACATCTGGATTGATGGAACTGGAGAAGGCTTGCGCTGCAAAACCAGAACCCTGGATTCTGAACCTAAAAGTATTGAAG ATCTCCCTGAATGGAACTTTGATGGCTCCAGCACGTACCAGTCTGAAGGCTCCAACAGCGACATGTACCTGATGCCAGCAGCCATGTTCAGAGATCCTTTCAGGAAGGACCCCAACAAACTGGTCTTGTGTGACGTTCTGAAGTACAACCGCAAGCCTGCAG AAACCAACTTGCGCCAGAGTTGTAATAAGATCATGGAAATGGTGAATAGCCAGATCCCGTGGTTCGGCATGGAACAAGAGTATACCATCTTGGGAACAGATGGGCATCCCTTTGGCTGGCCATCCAATGGTTTCCCTGGTCCCCAAG GACCGTACTACTGTGGCGTTGGGGCTGACAAGGCATACGGTCGAGACATCGTGGAGGCCCACTACAGGGCCTGCCTATATGCTGGCGTGATGATCTGTGGCACCAATGCAGAAGTGATGCCTGCTCAG TGGGAGTTCCAGGTTGGTCCTTGCGAGGGCATCAGCATGGGGGACCACTTGTGGGCTGCCCGCTTCATTCTGCACAGGGTGTGTGAAGACTTTGGGGTTGTGGCCTCATTCGACCCCAAGCCCATCTCTGGAAACTGGAACGGCGCTGGTTGCCACACCAACTTCAGCACCAAGGAGATGCGTGACGAGGGTGGATTAAG ATATATTGAGGAGTCCATTGAGAAGCTCGGCAGAAGGCACCACTACCACATCCGTGCCTACGACCCCAAGGGAGGGGCGGACAATGCCAGGCGCCTGACCGGCTACCACGAGACTTCCAACATCCACGAGTTCTCCGCCGGCGTGGCCAACCGCGGGGCCAGCATTCGCATCCCGCGTACTGTGGGCCAGGAGAAGAAGGGCTACTTCGAAGACCGCCGCCCTTCGGCCAACTGCGACCCTTACGCAGTCACAGAGGCACTGATTCGCACTTGTTTACTCAGCGAAGAGGGAGACGAACCGACCGAGTACAAGTGA
- the LOC105894998 gene encoding regulator of G-protein signaling protein-like, with product MQRFSSLIAGTRGEELVLFSVRVSRLLSLPKQEQETAQSVRYRALLSVIQLNHLKEGSSVTAACRISTAEALEILAGDHPEDGKQQMLWRMRTQAVLRLRHYWAPHFLSQCKASLGRLAQCRPVLEEYLRLASCDGPQVSPVLPGVEKSQLEQSAVSPSSYNSTKSKKLLWRSQLGSKKPPKTTTGGEGQEDTPGVCQWLPLEGKGCLDGCTSIAHNKDSDLIPTAMRHVSVGTAGGFQLSIQASQAGKDQVLPDVDVPHICMGTPALHVPVNVDVPAPPPSARCYAHVGPAMSADGMAGGPYRAFLEKRAQEAAVLHLALWQELDVLLHLLLKVQGEDSLHVQKQVVARRVADTFLSGEAERMLLIERSTCARLRELLPSGEALPWIYAAKHDICKVLSISYDSFLDEEDTNFSSHLFGRMESARVTRMQTVPSSGQNTAAQQFRRMTEALALSRGCCGYADTELLSNDTWVLLTLEDVARGGSIHLQPGATVEDEYDMPFGQLALKSPKDAVERISANYHLYCKERPASDRPTSRNVSSANSTRKDLKKENSFYHTPSMRPRTYADLFRNPSYLDYFKRYLRYHNAHGAVLFIQEVERLRSIDPTLSNKAAKLQRRKINAIVEKYFRREDAMDYLQCNADIINKVVTMRPVVCEMLYTIQDVVNKSVEAKWFKEYQDIFPVCPVVVPDTVARDTKIKSKLKNVWSILNRFIKGVCKFNNGMENSITRGEFEQFLRQSYLTFSDPIDASPSPSSHDVSNTHLLKEEDTAPLKTRLINSKPIIVGFLVNDLSFFLECERFRSLADSGLAMASAGLYGENDYAMLHQKADMIIKLFLKAEFSPKLRVNITELQRDNILSLFNSGRVDRTLFYVAIVTVFPILMICWKKFCTYRVMMTAFGQEVVKRPKKEVRTAESTDHMDIRNDWYREVKTIISLTDEYTIVRFTVQRGLKLIVPQGRVDIKECLGSESLAKFSSELRGMPPFAAPDSLGLKPNPQQQPSNTHFLHPEGTPTSGVNWPTVAAEGGLGKETATIISNERVE from the exons ATGCAACGCTTCAGCTCCCTCATTGCAGGCACACGTG GGGAGGAGTTGGTCCTGTTCAGTGTGAGAGTGAGCCGGTTGCTGAGTCTGCcgaagcaggagcaggagactGCTCAGAGTGTCCGCTACCGGGCCTTGCTCTCAGTCATCCAGCTAAACCACCTCAAGGAGGGCTCCAGCGTCACGGCCGCCTGCCGCATCTCCACAG CGGAGGCATTGGAGATTCTGGCTGGCGATCACCCAGAGGATGGCAAACAGCAGATGCTGTGGAGGATGAGGACTCAGGCCGTGCTCCGGCTCAGGCACTACTGGGCACCTCACTTCCTGAGCCAATGCAAGGCCTCGTTGGGGCGCCTGGCCCAGTGCAGGCCTGTGCTGGAGGAGTACCTCCGCTTGGCTTCTTGTGATGGACCTCAGGTGTCCCCAGTCCTGCCCGGTGTGGAGAAAAGTCAACTGGAACAGTCGGCTGTTAGCCCTTCCTCTTACAACTCGACAAAAAGCAAGAAGCTTCTCTGGAGGTCTCAGCTGGGCTCCAAGAAACCTCCTAAAACTACCACTGGAGGTGAAGGACAGGAGGACACTCCAGGTGTCTGTCAGTGGCTTCCTCTGGAGGGTAAAGGATGCCTGGATGGGTGCACCAGTATCGCACACAACAAAGACAGCGACCTGATCCCCACCGCCATGCGGCATGTTAGCGTGGGCACAGCAGGAGGCTTCCAGCTGTCCATCCAGGCTTCCCAGGCTGGCAAAGACCAGGTGCTGCCCGACGTGGACGTTCCCCACATCTGCATGGGCACCCCTGCCCTCCACGTGCCCGTCAATGTGGACGTGCCCGCGCCACCCCCCAGTGCCCGTTGCTACGCCCACGTGGGTCCGGCCATGTCTGCTGACGGAATGGCCGGGGGCCCCTATAGGGCGTTTCTGGAGAAGAGGGCCCAGGAGGCGGCGGTACTCCACCTGGCTCTGTGGCAGGAGCTGGAtgtgctcctccacctcctgctgaAAGTGCAGGGCGAGGACTCGCTCCATGTGCAGAAACAGGTGGTGGCCAGGAGGGTAGCAGACACGTTTCTGAGTGGAGAGGCGGAGAGGATGCTGTTGATAGAGAGAAGCACCTGTGCCCGGTTACGCGAGCTCCTGCCTTCTGGGGAAGCTCTTCCTTGGATTTATGCAGCGAAACACGACATTTGTAAG GTTCTCAGCATCTCGTATGACTCATTTTTGGATGAAGAGGATACAAATTTCAGCTCTCATCTC TTTGGCAGAATGGAGTCAGCGCGTGTCACCAGAATGCAGACagtgccctctagtggacaGAACACAGCAGCGCAGCAGTTCAGGCGCATGACTGAGGCCCTGGCTCTCTCCCGTGGCTGCTGTGGGTATGCAGACACAGAGCTCCTCTCAAATGATACCTGGGTGCTCCTGACATTGGAGGACGTGGCCAGAGGAGGGTCTATTCACCTGCAGCCGGGGGCAACTGTGGAGG ATGAGTATGATATGCCATTTGGTCAGCTAGCCCTGAAGTCCCCTAAAGACGCAGTAGAGAGGATAAGTGCCAATTACCATCTCTACTGTAAGGAAAGGCCGGCATCAG ATAGACCCACTTCCAGAAATGTGTCGTCTGCCAACTCAACCAGAAAGGATTTGAAGAAGGAAAACAGTTTCTACCACACGCCATCTATGAGGCCAAG AACTTACGCAGACCTGTTCAGAAACCCCTCGTACCTTGATTACTTCAAACGCTACCTGCGTTACCATAACGCCCATGGTGCTGTGCTCTTCATCCAGGAAGTGGAACGCCTGCGCTCCATCGACCCCACCCTAAGTAACAAAGCCGCCAAACTCCAGAGAAGGAAAATCAATGCCATCGTGGAGAAGTATTTCCGGCGGGAAGATGCCA TGGATTACTTGCAGTGCAATGCAGACATAATTAACAAGGTGGTAACCATGAGACCAGTGGTCTGTGAAATGCTGTATACCATCCAAGATGTGGTCAACAAGTCCGTAGAGGCTAAATG GTTTAAGGAGTACCAGGACATCTTCCCCGTCTGTCCCGTTGTTGTCCCAGACACCGTTGCCAGAGACACCAAAATCAAAAGCAAACTG aaAAATGTCTGGAGCATTCTGAATCGGTTCATTAAGGGTGTGTGTAAGTTCAACAATGGCATGGAAAACAGTATCACCCGTGGTGAGTTTGAGCAGTTCCTGCGGCAGAGCTACCTGACCTTCTCTGACC CAATCGATGCGAGCCCAAGTCCGTCATCACATGACGTGTCAAACACGCACTTGTTGAAAGAGGAGGACACCGCCCCTCTGAAAACGCGCCTTATCAACAGCAAGCCCATAATCGTGGGATTCCTGGTCAATgacctctccttctttctggaGTGTGAGAG GTTCAGGAGCCTGGCAGACTCTGGATTGGCTATGGCTTCTGCCGGCTTGTACGGGGAAAATGACTACGCCATGCTTCATCAGAAGGCTGATATGATCATCAAACTCTTCCTCAAGGCGGAGTTCTCACCTAAACTCAGG GTAAACATCACAGAGCTCCAAAGAGACAACATCCTTAGTCTCTTCAACTCCGGCAGGGTGGACCGCACCCTCTTCTACGTGGCCATTGTCACTGTCTTCCCCATCTTGATGATCTGCTGGAAGAA gtTTTGCACATATCGGGTGATGATGACAGCGTTTGGACAGGAAGTAGTGAAGAGACCGAAGAAGGAGGTCAGGACTGCTGAGAGCACGGATCACATGGATATAAGGAATGACTGGTACCGTGAGGTCAAGACCATCATATCCCTGACTG atgaaTATACCATTGTGCGCTTCACTGTTCAGCGTGGCCTCAAACTGATCGTCCCACAGGGCAGGGTTGACATTAAAG AGTGCCTTGGCAGTGAGTCCCTGGCCAAGTTCTCCAGTGAACTCAGAGGCATGCCGCCGTTTGCAGCGCCAGA TTCCCTGGGGCTGAAACCCAATCCTCAGCAGCAGCCTAG TAATACCCACTTCTTGCATCCAGAGGGCACCCCTACATCAGGAGTAAACTGGCCGACTGTTGCTGCTGAGGGGGGTCTAGGCAAAGAGACGGCTACTATCATTTCGAATGAGCGCGTGGAATAA